A DNA window from Cloacibacillus sp. An23 contains the following coding sequences:
- a CDS encoding branched-chain amino acid ABC transporter permease, which produces MPRPSPINILGLNIVFESRMQYYYLGLVFVAVVAAFFYRITTLRLGDNLIGVRGNEELAESLGIDTMKNKVFAFTVGGMLAGFAGSFYAHYILFISPVTFTITESINILVMVIFGGMSTMLGPILGAMALTVLPEFLRTAGALRHVIAD; this is translated from the coding sequence GTGCCTCGTCCGTCGCCGATAAATATTCTTGGGCTTAACATAGTTTTTGAGTCGCGTATGCAGTATTACTATCTCGGTCTTGTGTTCGTTGCCGTCGTCGCGGCTTTTTTCTACCGCATTACGACGTTAAGGCTGGGCGATAATCTGATCGGCGTGCGCGGGAACGAAGAGCTTGCGGAATCGCTTGGCATTGACACTATGAAAAACAAGGTTTTTGCATTCACTGTCGGCGGCATGCTTGCTGGATTTGCCGGTTCTTTCTATGCGCACTACATTTTGTTTATAAGCCCGGTTACTTTTACTATCACAGAGTCTATCAACATTCTGGTTATGGTAATTTTTGGCGGAATGAGCACGATGCTCGGGCCGATTCTTGGTGCGATGGCTCTGACTGTGTTGCCGGAATTTTTGCGGACGGCAGGAGCGTTGAGGCACGTTATAGCGGATTAA